Genomic segment of Hylaeus volcanicus isolate JK05 chromosome 6, UHH_iyHylVolc1.0_haploid, whole genome shotgun sequence:
ATAGATACGCATCTGTAACATAAGAAGGACATTCATTGCTAAAAACAGCATGCAATTATTCTGATAGAACAGATTGAAAGAAATGTCTATATATGTTAGCAAgcaattgtatattaaattgcaTGCATTTATTCCTATTCTTtcgaatttacataaaatctCTTGTAACAATGTAAAACAGTATGACTTTCAAAGATCACGCGGTGTGTAGCACAGtttttgtaaacaatatttcgctataatatacaatacagAGGTTGttgatttatataaaacaattttacaatttggTATAAAAGTTCATCGTATGTAATTGATTTTGGATAAGTAAAACGTGTACGTTACTTATCGCTTTTTAAAAGTGTTTAcatcataattttaatattttcgtttttaccGTTCAGCTGTTTGGTattctaaaaaatgtaaagtaaaacATTCTTTTAGAGCCAAATCTTGatgtagaataatttttgttgtatacGGGATACGACGACTAAATGCAACTTTTACttgacatttaaaatttacaagaatGCAGCATTCCACTTGTTTAAACGTGGACAtctttaaatgttaaatattgtttgaaaatgtaatacttCCATGTTCtgatgttaaatttttttgtttagtttaatatattttattattgcgaACAATGTAGCTTTGTAACTGTCGCATGAATGTCGAAGTAGTACATTGTAAGATTACCATTACGCATCAAATAGTGACAGTACTTTACAAAATATCGTAGGAATTACCGATCAGTTGTTCAATATGTGACAATCATCACAAGCGGAATTTAGAAATCGTACAGTAAATCATATTGTAAAAGAATCGAAGCACTATCGCGATACAgatcgatttatttaaaattatttataataatgggTACATAgcgatttaaaatattaatttttgttatatcgacatatttcgaaatgtttcaaatattatcgCTTGATATTACATCACGTCTCGTTcatattaagattattataACAGAGTAGAAGTTTCGATCAACTTCGAATTTTATTACCAGTTGGAATACCGCATTAGGTACTAAAGGTTCTCCTTTAAAAAATGCACCAAGAAATACTTTACCCAATTCTTCAGTTTGCTTACATTTACAATTGTACATTCATGAAAATCACAAAACTTGTTAACTCATTTTGAAATAAGTACAAATAGAGTCAAAAACAcgttttgtattttttgtacatatgtatgtatgctCACACTAAATGGGACATTAAAGGGGCTTTATGTTCCGAACCTCTAAACGATAGTCTTTGGAATATTATTGTAGTAAAATGCTCAAAGATATTTTCCTGTTTCTTTATATACTTTTACCGATATTAAAACAGAAGATAAACTTTAGGTAAAAAATGGAGGAAtgataatttatgaaacgCGGCTTTATTATAGAAACGGTAATCATTGGTGTAAACCCTGAGgcaatattacaataaaattccaataattattttctaccaTACGTTCACCTAGAACAGAATGTAAACTTTATATGCAATTATTGAGTACTATGTTTTCGAGAATTATAATAACCTTAAAACAGGTTTTTCACGGTATAATCTTGACCGTGACGAAaagtaaatggaaaataattcaaaatctCAATTGCCTAGTGTCTGTAATTTTAGCAGGGTTATATGAGAGTTTTGACCATAATTTACTGATCGGTTaagtcttaaaaaatattctcttgaCAATGGCATCTTATAATTGGTCGATCAAGGACTTTATCGAGATTCCttaaatgtcaataaaatagaatcaaACGCTGATTTGatattctgtaaaattataaatatttcaattcaagCTTACACTCGCCATACAAAAGTTTTATCGTGTCATCAGCGCTACCAATTGAGAAATGACTGTACCATAAGTGCGGCATGTGTCTAAGATAAATGcacgaaaatattcattgtcGATTGTTACTACTTCTGAATTTAGCCtgaaaaatttgcataaaaatccacgATTCACCAACTGATAAGGTCTGTGTGAGACTGAAAATAACTTAACACATTTCCAAATCTAGTCTaccgtaaaaataatttagaccAATTATTGCTACCGAAACCAGGAAAAAAAGTGGACCGTATAATCTCGTAGGAATCGGAAgaattaacgaaagaaaatatcggAAAGCTTTCTCATACACAAGATAACTAATAGTTATCGAATAAGTCACACGTTTACTAGGAACTGTCGACGAAAACCGGTAAACCGGTCATATATTCGTTCATTCGTACAGAAATCACACAAACAACAGGGACGTGTACTATTTATCTCAATAAGTGCCTCGCGAAGAATGTTCGCGATAATATTCagggaaaatttcaaatcgatcaGATTTTGTACTTTGTAAAGGTAGGTTTTGGTAGGTCTCGCATTCGATGCTCTtaaattacgtaaaaaaaTACAGTGAACATTTCATTAAgaataaatatctttaatgAGCGAGCAATTGAAGAATAAGGTACTTTTGGTTTTCACTTGCAACGTCGACGGGTACTTTCATACCGCGAATTCATACATTTCATAACGAGATCGAAATATCGCTAAAAGCTTAATCCAGAAATGATCGTACGCTCGATAAGTGTTGCGTGTAATCGTATAGTTTCGTAGGCAAATCGGCACCACAAGCTCGTTAGGCCACTCGAAACGTCGTTTAAGTGCATGTCGTTGTATCGTCGATATTATTCTTTTCCcctattaataaaaacacgTCCATATTATCTTTACCCTTAACGTAAACTTGGCCACGTGGTTCGAACTCGTATCGTTCCGAGAGGACGTCCAAAACGTTCTTAGCCACTTGTATTCTTCCAGCTACTCCGGTAGAATCCATTCTAGATGCTATATTTACAGCGTCACCCCATATGTCGTAGTATAATTTCGTAGCACCGATCACACCGGCGGTGACATCGCCATAATTGAAACCGATCCTCAAGATCAATTTGAAACCTAACAATTCTCCGTTGAAGTCGTATATTACTTTATGCATTGCCATAGCAAAGTCTATCAATTGAAAAAGATGCGCCTGATCGTGGTCGCTTTGCTGCCTAACTTGCGGATTCAAACCGCTTGCTGCCATAAACGTGCTACCGATAGTCTTTATCTTCTCCACATTCGAAAATTCTGGTTTCTCTAACAGCTCGTCGAAATCACCGATAAGTTCGTTTAGCACTCGTAGGTACTCTTTACCGCCCAAGTAAGATTCGTCATATAGTTCATTGAAATTCACTATGCTAGCGAAGATGATACCCACATTCTTGTGATTCTGCGAATACTTGGCGGTTGTCTTCAATTGATCGGCAACATACTTCGGTATAATATTATGCAGAAGCCAGTCGGCTTGATTCTTCATTGATTGCACGCGACTTTTGTCCCGTGCCGCTACCGCGTTCCCGTGAAAGCTTAATCGATAGCTGATTTCAAACTCGCGATTCAAAAACCATACTAGCAACAGTAAAAGTATCATGTCtaaaaaaatctcgaaactGTACAATCTTTCGTTGTATCTGATTTCTGCCTCCCGTTGCCTCGCGAGAACAGTTCTTATTACGAAAGCAGGTTTATTGTCGAACGTTTCTTTTGTAACGGTTTCATTGACGCGATTCGCGATCGAATCGGTAACGCGTTGATTAATCGAGGAACGCGGATAATGCATTGAGCTGTAAACGAGTTGATTGCTAGAATTATCTCGACTATACGTTATGTGATTCATTATGAGGCATAAAAACAGGACACCCATAAACGTCACTAAGAAGTTTTTCATCCAGCAATTGAGTTGcgtgaaattgcaaaaatgtacCAGACCGACCAAGATCAAGTAGCCGTAGTAATATTCGAAGTTtttcaaattatgtaaattgctACACGAATAATTGAGAAGAATAGACGTAATCGGTAAACCAACCAGAATCGCGCCGCAGGTATGCCAGGGATACCATCgcgaaaagaatttaaatatttgttgtatcAACGTTGAGTGGACCATGTCCGGATATAAAAGTTGGCGAACGCAAAGCGACACCGCTATAATTTGGATCGTAGTAGCACACACGGAGAAAATTATGTAGTATAACGTCGGCTCGCAAAGTAAAAAAAGCGAAACCGTGACGGCAGTGTACACCAACgccgatattaaaatatcaaaatatgtaTTGAACCTCGAGGTAGCAAGAGTAGGCGGATTCCCACTGATACAATCGCTAACCTTATGGGCGTTCTCTCTGTATTCTTTCTCCATTTCTTTGTTCTTGAAGAAAAGAGTCACGCTCGAAAGTGGCGGTTTCACGAAATACGAACGTTGAGAACTTACGTTATCTTGAACGCACctacgtaaaaaataaagttattcgTTATCCAAGTAAAGCGCGCCCAACTCTGTTTAAAATGCACAAAATGTAGTTACTTTGACTTATTCACCTGATTAATTGTAGATCCGATTGTTTTCTTAACTTATGAAAACATGCACCAAAAGTATCCGTGACTGCTGGAGGAAACGGATATGGCGGTACCGAAGACGATGGCTCCTGAACGGAGTTCAACGTCGAACTAGAAGTATAATAGCCACTCACTCTGTGTGCCAATAAGTCTCCTTGAGCCATACCGTTCATCAAAAATAACTAAAACGTGAAAATGAACTGCAGGAGGAAAAGAAGTATGCCGACATTGTaggtaaatgaaatttttacagtaaGGTATTCTTGTAATAATTGTCGTATGTTTCTAGTAATACCTGCTGTTGTATACTGCTACGTCTGCTGTTACTTCTAATCCCAGAATCTTTTCTACTACACATGGAAGAGGCACGACTGAGTTGCTCTTGACCAGACAATAAAGGACTAGAAGGTATAGGGTTTGGATCCATTTCGATATCATTTTGGGACGTATTCTGCAAAGAGATACAACTtatatacaaatgaaacaaacgtaatcgaataaataatttagattgtATTAATATGGTTGAATGTTAAAGTGAAAACTTTTTATCGACGTGATTGACCTGCCTAAATCCATTGCGATCTTCGAATGATTGAGATTCAGTTTTCGATCTTTCGGTAATAATTGCTTTGGCTTCTTCCATTTCTAGCGGAGTCATTTCTTCGGTAGTTCGTTGCcgttgtaaatatttccacGGTTTGTTCCTCGATTTTTTCTTTCCGTAACTAGCAACAGATATCGGACttttattcacattttccTTGTCATCCGCAATGTCAGTATCTCCATTTTCTGAGTCTAGAATACTCGGTAGAGAGTTTGCTTTCATTCTATAATTACTTGCATTAGTGACCATATGAAGATAATGATATTTCGACTTAGATTGACTATTGCAAGAGGCTAAGCGATGACGCGACTGCATCAGAGGCGATATACTTTTCGGAGATGCGATATTCGTTATGAATTGGTTGGCGAAATCCGATTTTCTACCTTTGATGAAATAAGTTTTAATacctgaaataaaatagtatttatcaCCGTTTATACAGATTCGTAATCGAATGTAAACAGTTTACATACCATTTATTACATCCCCTTCTTCCGTAAGATATCGATCATCAAGAAAATTCAACGTATTTTCACTTAAATGAACTCTTCCTGGTTTCCCTGTACTCTCTAATTTGTTTGCCAGTGTCACATCGTTAGACCATACatcaaatttaaatcttttagTGCCTACAATTCCACAGAGCACAGTTCCAGTGTGTACTCCGACTCTCATATTAACGCCTTCTCGTCTCTCAATATCAAACTGCTTTATAGCTTCTATCATAGCtgaatatacataaattactttttatttgtgaATCACTTTTTTAtagtgtaataattataataataaaaaaaggataaaTTACCTAATCCCATTTCAATGCAACATTTTGCATGATCGGGTCTCGGTTCCGGACATCCACTTACACAATAATAACAGTCTCCCAATGTGGAAATTTTCTCACATCCGTGATGTTCGCATAAATCATCGAATCTTTCGAAGAGATCATTTAAAATGCCCACTAACTCTTCCGCAGTCTTATTTGAGCTCATTCGTGTAAATCCAACGATGTCAGCGAATAGAATACTAACATTTTCCATTGAATGCATATTGAATGGTCGAAATAGTGAACGTATATCTGTATTATTGGACGGTATCGATCCCTTTTTTAAAGAATCTTCACGCTCCCTCTCGCGCTCACTTTCTTCCATTAACCAGTCCGCAACTTTTGGTGGCATTACCGAgtgaatcattttttctttaagttgCTTCTCCATTTCTAGCTGACGTCGGACCAGCAGGGACTGGCCAACTTTCATAAACGTACCACGCATTCTTACAAAagtcattattaaaatatgtatacctATCAGATGAATGCAGATTTGCATTAGGACTCTTATTCCAAGActcgtagaaaaataattatcgtccGAAAATGATCGGTTGGATATGTTACTACTTAAGAAATAGTTGGACATTTCACCATTTCTATAGGTCA
This window contains:
- the LOC128879012 gene encoding adenylate cyclase type 9 isoform X2; this translates as MLIMTPPLNRKRSSSVSFTRAKDNSEDATDEIHISLAPYIQTYLAHSGQGLGCCGISLPVPFERAAPRSWWNPKFDSEILEEQFKRSAFPQIRLRFRYALTYILLVSLSWLAYFVIIGTKHDTTTWPAIAAVFTTVGAMVSVVLYLTHTDYYKTYLLPISLAVASMLCILSLLFLAIVPPYIDGLTLVGHFALCSEILLLIYTVLPMPLYVCVGISTVYSFLFEFLTAYLYGTKTAREKFFSEHSLSNNSTGNDAVLDYTKIAAATYSSLRNFNDSQFSNAMHDNEYITANVKPVPYSQDSKLLSMLGLKSSNHETMVDRLTGVLNNANVFQNLNSSIISTIANVNSTINASTDGLIFKGIHILIMTFVRMRGTFMKVGQSLLVRRQLEMEKQLKEKMIHSVMPPKVADWLMEESEREREREDSLKKGSIPSNNTDIRSLFRPFNMHSMENVSILFADIVGFTRMSSNKTAEELVGILNDLFERFDDLCEHHGCEKISTLGDCYYCVSGCPEPRPDHAKCCIEMGLAMIEAIKQFDIERREGVNMRVGVHTGTVLCGIVGTKRFKFDVWSNDVTLANKLESTGKPGRVHLSENTLNFLDDRYLTEEGDVINGIKTYFIKGRKSDFANQFITNIASPKSISPLMQSRHRLASCNSQSKSKYHYLHMVTNASNYRMKANSLPSILDSENGDTDIADDKENVNKSPISVASYGKKKSRNKPWKYLQRQRTTEEMTPLEMEEAKAIITERSKTESQSFEDRNGFRQNTSQNDIEMDPNPIPSSPLLSGQEQLSRASSMCSRKDSGIRSNSRRSSIQQQLFLMNGMAQGDLLAHRVSGYYTSSSTLNSVQEPSSSVPPYPFPPAVTDTFGACFHKLRKQSDLQLIRCVQDNVSSQRSYFVKPPLSSVTLFFKNKEMEKEYRENAHKVSDCISGNPPTLATSRFNTYFDILISALVYTAVTVSLFLLCEPTLYYIIFSVCATTIQIIAVSLCVRQLLYPDMVHSTLIQQIFKFFSRWYPWHTCGAILVGLPITSILLNYSCSNLHNLKNFEYYYGYLILVGLVHFCNFTQLNCWMKNFLVTFMGVLFLCLIMNHITYSRDNSSNQLVYSSMHYPRSSINQRVTDSIANRVNETVTKETFDNKPAFVIRTVLARQREAEIRYNERLYSFEIFLDMILLLLLVWFLNREFEISYRLSFHGNAVAARDKSRVQSMKNQADWLLHNIIPKYVADQLKTTAKYSQNHKNVGIIFASIVNFNELYDESYLGGKEYLRVLNELIGDFDELLEKPEFSNVEKIKTIGSTFMAASGLNPQVRQQSDHDQAHLFQLIDFAMAMHKVIYDFNGELLGFKLILRIGFNYGDVTAGVIGATKLYYDIWGDAVNIASRMDSTGVAGRIQVAKNVLDVLSERYEFEPRGQVYVKGKDNMDVFLLIGEKNNIDDTTTCT
- the LOC128879012 gene encoding adenylate cyclase type 9 isoform X1 yields the protein MLIMTPPLNRKRSSSVSFTRAKDNSEDATDEIHISLAPYIQTYLAHSGQGLGCCGISLPVPFERAAPRSWWNPKFDSEILEEQFKRSAFPQIRLRFRYALTYILLVSLSWLAYFVIIGTKHDTTTWPAIAAVFTTVGAMVSVVLYLTHTDYYKTYLLPISLAVASMLCILSLLFLAIVPPYIDGLTLVGHFALCSEILLLIYTVLPMPLYVCVGISTVYSFLFEFLTAYLYGTKTAREKFFSEHSLSNNSTGNDAVLDYTKIAAATYSSLRNFNDSQFSNAMHDNEYITANVKPVPYSQDSKLLSMLGLKSSNHETMVDRLTGVLNNANVFQNLNSSIISTIANVNSTINASTDGLIFKGINNTTPVLGESVLTYRNGEMSNYFLSSNISNRSFSDDNYFSTSLGIRVLMQICIHLIGIHILIMTFVRMRGTFMKVGQSLLVRRQLEMEKQLKEKMIHSVMPPKVADWLMEESEREREREDSLKKGSIPSNNTDIRSLFRPFNMHSMENVSILFADIVGFTRMSSNKTAEELVGILNDLFERFDDLCEHHGCEKISTLGDCYYCVSGCPEPRPDHAKCCIEMGLAMIEAIKQFDIERREGVNMRVGVHTGTVLCGIVGTKRFKFDVWSNDVTLANKLESTGKPGRVHLSENTLNFLDDRYLTEEGDVINGIKTYFIKGRKSDFANQFITNIASPKSISPLMQSRHRLASCNSQSKSKYHYLHMVTNASNYRMKANSLPSILDSENGDTDIADDKENVNKSPISVASYGKKKSRNKPWKYLQRQRTTEEMTPLEMEEAKAIITERSKTESQSFEDRNGFRQNTSQNDIEMDPNPIPSSPLLSGQEQLSRASSMCSRKDSGIRSNSRRSSIQQQLFLMNGMAQGDLLAHRVSGYYTSSSTLNSVQEPSSSVPPYPFPPAVTDTFGACFHKLRKQSDLQLIRCVQDNVSSQRSYFVKPPLSSVTLFFKNKEMEKEYRENAHKVSDCISGNPPTLATSRFNTYFDILISALVYTAVTVSLFLLCEPTLYYIIFSVCATTIQIIAVSLCVRQLLYPDMVHSTLIQQIFKFFSRWYPWHTCGAILVGLPITSILLNYSCSNLHNLKNFEYYYGYLILVGLVHFCNFTQLNCWMKNFLVTFMGVLFLCLIMNHITYSRDNSSNQLVYSSMHYPRSSINQRVTDSIANRVNETVTKETFDNKPAFVIRTVLARQREAEIRYNERLYSFEIFLDMILLLLLVWFLNREFEISYRLSFHGNAVAARDKSRVQSMKNQADWLLHNIIPKYVADQLKTTAKYSQNHKNVGIIFASIVNFNELYDESYLGGKEYLRVLNELIGDFDELLEKPEFSNVEKIKTIGSTFMAASGLNPQVRQQSDHDQAHLFQLIDFAMAMHKVIYDFNGELLGFKLILRIGFNYGDVTAGVIGATKLYYDIWGDAVNIASRMDSTGVAGRIQVAKNVLDVLSERYEFEPRGQVYVKGKDNMDVFLLIGEKNNIDDTTTCT